The Nitrospira tepida genome includes a window with the following:
- a CDS encoding transposase — protein sequence MAPLDDLEEAIARLSQQIEEHLRPSATLVQPLDAIPGVNQRAIEGIMAEIGVDLSPFPSDWHLSSWAGICPGHHESAGKRQSGKTRKGNC from the coding sequence TTGGCGCCTCTGGATGACCTCGAAGAGGCGATCGCACGTTTGAGCCAGCAGATCGAGGAGCACCTCCGCCCTTCCGCGACCCTGGTCCAGCCGTTGGATGCGATCCCGGGGGTGAACCAGCGCGCGATTGAAGGGATCATGGCCGAGATCGGCGTCGACCTGTCGCCGTTTCCCTCGGATTGGCATCTCAGCAGTTGGGCTGGGATCTGTCCTGGCCATCATGAGAGCGCAGGCAAGCGCCAGAGCGGCAAGACCCGTAAGGGCAACTGCTAG